The Spirosoma foliorum genome has a window encoding:
- a CDS encoding Hpt domain-containing protein, with amino-acid sequence MIITTSIGLNHMDQNDEAIQITNTLDRDRLSELYGEDADYAATMFETFLDDVLPEFNEFNELMQEQRWEEGRQLAHKLRPTLGMVGLSDLETALAQLERLIITKVEPKQVRNYWRLFYNSLLSKKTLIQTEWERLLTTNKL; translated from the coding sequence ATGATCATTACTACAAGTATTGGGCTAAATCACATGGATCAGAATGATGAAGCAATACAGATTACGAATACGCTGGATAGAGATCGACTAAGCGAATTGTATGGCGAGGATGCAGACTATGCCGCCACCATGTTCGAGACGTTTTTAGACGATGTATTGCCCGAGTTCAATGAATTTAATGAGTTAATGCAGGAGCAACGCTGGGAAGAAGGACGCCAACTAGCTCATAAGCTAAGACCTACACTGGGTATGGTTGGCTTGTCGGATCTGGAAACCGCACTGGCTCAGTTAGAGAGATTAATCATTACAAAAGTCGAGCCCAAACAGGTTCGGAATTATTGGCGCTTGTTCTATAACAGTCTACTCAGTAAAAAAACGCTGATACAGACCGAGTGGGAGCGCCTTCTGACAACTAATAAGTTATGA
- a CDS encoding RNA polymerase sigma factor, giving the protein MSTALTDEALIRQYMPEHPNQCFETLYNRYANKVYRQCLSITKDTDNAHDFTHDIFIKMFSKLDTFHERSTFSTWLYSITFNYCAGQLRLAKRLPLSPLEETDGQDTAVDSQETQNQEHSLQVLQQAMSSLSTNEQTLLKLKYEQGMRIEEIAELYDLKISTVKMRIKRSREKVYRLCAYQ; this is encoded by the coding sequence ATGTCCACTGCATTAACCGACGAAGCGCTGATCCGGCAATACATGCCAGAGCATCCTAATCAATGTTTCGAAACCCTGTATAATCGGTACGCTAATAAAGTATATCGTCAGTGTTTATCTATTACTAAAGACACGGACAATGCCCATGACTTTACGCACGACATCTTTATCAAGATGTTCAGTAAATTAGATACTTTTCATGAACGGTCAACTTTCTCTACCTGGCTGTACTCAATTACATTCAATTACTGTGCCGGACAACTTCGTTTAGCCAAACGGCTTCCCCTCTCGCCACTTGAAGAGACGGATGGCCAGGATACGGCAGTCGATAGCCAGGAGACTCAAAATCAGGAACATTCGCTTCAAGTGCTTCAGCAGGCTATGTCCAGTCTGTCAACGAATGAGCAGACGCTCCTAAAACTCAAGTATGAGCAAGGCATGCGGATTGAGGAAATTGCTGAATTATACGATCTGAAGATCAGTACCGTTAAAATGAGAATTAAGCGAAGCCGCGAAAAGGTTTACCGATTGTGTGCGTACCAATAA
- a CDS encoding cupin domain-containing protein: MRFFLIFWVSVLAYFPAFSQASVSNVYSHTPLPTDYQEKTLFEGTTRDYSHFLIQSITIGPNQPAQAVQQLDEEVLLLVKSGELTLSLGDKHKALKPGNLAIVMPGDEYRVENKTAQPLTYYELRYTSNEVPDLDLYRLVGGSFWVDWQGVATTPTTEGSKQQLVPYPTIMSSRVAMQLTTLKSGLENPPVHKHRAAEVILILKNPVQMHIAGREKEVQAGDLIFIDSEVPHSIRPDSPTGSTYLSLQF; this comes from the coding sequence ATGAGATTCTTCCTGATTTTCTGGGTCAGTGTTTTAGCCTACTTTCCAGCATTCTCGCAGGCTAGCGTATCAAACGTCTATTCGCATACGCCTTTACCAACTGATTATCAGGAGAAAACCTTATTCGAAGGAACCACCCGAGATTACTCCCACTTCCTCATTCAATCCATAACAATAGGCCCCAACCAGCCTGCCCAAGCCGTTCAACAGCTCGATGAAGAGGTACTATTGCTCGTCAAATCGGGTGAACTTACCCTATCATTGGGCGATAAACACAAGGCGCTAAAGCCCGGCAATCTGGCTATCGTTATGCCTGGTGATGAGTACCGAGTGGAAAATAAAACGGCCCAACCCCTTACGTATTATGAGCTCAGATACACCTCTAACGAAGTGCCAGACCTGGATTTGTATCGGTTGGTGGGTGGCTCCTTCTGGGTCGATTGGCAGGGCGTTGCCACTACTCCTACCACTGAGGGCAGTAAACAGCAGTTAGTCCCCTACCCTACAATCATGAGTAGTCGCGTGGCTATGCAGTTGACGACTCTCAAGTCTGGCTTAGAAAATCCGCCAGTTCATAAGCACCGAGCTGCGGAAGTCATACTTATCCTCAAGAATCCCGTTCAAATGCATATTGCAGGACGGGAAAAAGAAGTTCAGGCTGGGGATCTTATTTTTATTGATTCAGAAGTACCCCACAGTATTCGCCCAGACAGCCCAACAGGCAGCACTTATTTGTCGCTTCAATTTTGA
- a CDS encoding RNA polymerase sigma factor gives MTERPLTDILKDCRRGREAARQAFYERFYSYALSVCLAYASDREDAREMLNDGFLKAFRHMDELKNEAVVVPWLRRIMVNTAIDYYRRNRKRALEVSTDSVDYSLEEPYLNEEAIFSQLSVEHILTVLHQLPTPYRMVFSLYVLEGYSHREIADQLNIAESTSRAHLSEANRLLRQALINQLPTTHERTNR, from the coding sequence TTGACAGAACGTCCATTAACTGATATTCTCAAAGACTGTCGACGAGGTCGGGAGGCTGCCAGGCAAGCGTTTTATGAACGCTTCTACAGCTATGCCTTGTCGGTTTGTCTGGCCTATGCCAGCGATCGGGAAGATGCTCGTGAAATGCTGAACGATGGTTTTCTGAAGGCATTTCGGCATATGGATGAACTCAAAAACGAAGCCGTAGTTGTACCGTGGTTAAGGCGCATTATGGTCAATACGGCTATTGATTATTACCGCCGAAACCGGAAACGGGCTTTGGAAGTCTCAACAGATTCGGTTGACTATAGCCTTGAAGAACCTTATCTAAATGAAGAAGCTATTTTTTCGCAGCTTTCGGTCGAACACATTCTAACTGTATTGCATCAATTACCAACCCCATACCGTATGGTCTTCAGTTTATACGTTCTTGAAGGCTATTCGCACCGTGAAATTGCGGACCAACTCAACATTGCTGAAAGCACATCAAGGGCACACCTATCCGAAGCAAACCGATTATTACGTCAGGCATTGATCAATCAACTTCCCACTACCCATGAGCGAACAAACCGATAA
- a CDS encoding alkaline phosphatase family protein, giving the protein MKKTVVLDVVGLSYSLIGEHTPFLKQWFAKKHQATIDPMLPALTTSVQSTYVTGKWPSETGIVGNGWYDRTDSEVKFWKQSNKLVAGEKIWERAKKIDPNFTVSKMFWWYNMYSTADFSATPRPQYPSDGLKIPDCYTHPGDLRDRLQKELGTFPLFQFWGPATTIKSSRWIADASMLVDKWHNPTLTLIYLPHLDYCLQKFGQDFSKIANDLREIDDVCRDLIQYYEQQGAEVIVLSEYGITNVSKPIHINRILREAGMIRYREERGLEMFDGGASPAFATPDHQIAHVYINDPSVFDKVRALLEKTPGIELVLDKEQQKKYHIDHERSGDLVVVADAESWFTYYYWLDDARAPDYARLVAIHQKPGYDPVEMFMDQTNPLIKLKAGYKLGRKLLGFRYLMNVISLDATLVKGSHGRVDTPPDYHPVFVSSKNVGKSLSAIDVYDRIWDALSMETVEKQMQ; this is encoded by the coding sequence ATGAAAAAGACTGTAGTACTCGATGTTGTTGGTCTGTCGTATTCGCTGATTGGCGAACACACGCCTTTTCTGAAACAGTGGTTCGCGAAGAAACACCAGGCGACCATTGATCCTATGCTACCGGCGCTAACCACATCGGTACAGTCTACATACGTAACGGGCAAATGGCCGAGTGAAACGGGTATTGTTGGCAACGGCTGGTACGATCGCACCGATTCGGAAGTGAAATTCTGGAAACAGTCGAACAAGTTGGTAGCGGGTGAGAAAATCTGGGAACGCGCCAAAAAGATCGACCCCAATTTCACGGTTTCCAAGATGTTCTGGTGGTACAATATGTACTCTACCGCCGATTTTTCGGCTACCCCACGCCCACAGTACCCATCGGATGGTCTGAAAATCCCCGATTGCTATACTCATCCGGGCGATCTACGCGATAGACTTCAGAAAGAGCTTGGCACGTTCCCATTGTTCCAGTTCTGGGGACCTGCAACAACCATTAAATCCTCGCGCTGGATTGCCGACGCGTCGATGCTGGTCGATAAGTGGCACAACCCAACACTCACGCTGATTTACCTGCCGCACCTGGATTATTGTCTACAGAAATTTGGCCAGGACTTCTCCAAAATCGCGAACGACCTCCGCGAAATCGACGACGTTTGCCGCGACCTGATTCAATACTATGAGCAACAAGGTGCTGAAGTAATTGTCCTCTCAGAATACGGAATTACGAACGTCAGCAAGCCCATTCACATAAATCGAATTCTGCGTGAAGCGGGCATGATCCGTTACCGCGAAGAGCGTGGTCTGGAGATGTTCGATGGTGGTGCATCGCCTGCCTTCGCTACCCCAGATCACCAGATTGCTCACGTGTACATCAACGACCCGTCGGTTTTTGATAAAGTACGGGCATTGCTGGAAAAAACACCGGGCATTGAGTTGGTTCTGGATAAAGAGCAACAAAAGAAATACCACATCGACCACGAACGTTCGGGCGATCTGGTTGTCGTTGCCGATGCCGAGAGCTGGTTTACGTACTATTACTGGCTCGACGATGCTCGTGCTCCGGATTACGCCCGACTGGTAGCCATTCACCAAAAGCCTGGTTACGATCCAGTTGAGATGTTTATGGACCAAACCAACCCGCTGATTAAACTCAAAGCGGGGTACAAATTGGGACGTAAATTGCTGGGCTTCCGGTATCTGATGAATGTAATTTCGCTGGATGCTACACTCGTTAAAGGATCGCACGGGCGAGTAGATACCCCACCCGACTATCATCCGGTATTTGTTAGCAGCAAAAATGTAGGTAAATCCTTGTCAGCCATTGATGTATATGATCGAATCTGGGACGCCTTATCCATGGAAACCGTTGAAAAACAGATGCAGTGA
- the eboE gene encoding metabolite traffic protein EboE — protein sequence MNNLALGHLGYCTNIHAGETWADHFASLQKAIPELKKRLSPDAPFGIGLRLSNIASEELELPENLIAFQHWLANNECYVFTMNGFPFGGFHNTVVKDQVHAPDWTTEARVEYTKRLFRILSVLLPVDELGNAIQGGISTSPLSYRYWFEWDQPAARDYIFSQTTQNILEVVADLMRLRQQTDRLMHLDLEPEPDGLIETTDEFITWFTDYLLPMGIDQISEQFGLTDEQAETAICEHVRLCFDVCHVAVGYEKPAEVLAKLKDYGLRVGKVQISAALKAEFPEPGSRSTAEGREIVKQAFAQFNEPTYLHQVVARTRSGELLRFADLPEALAAFDDNHVEWRAHFHVPIFISEYGVLKSTQDDIQTVLNLQATNKFTNQMEVETYTWDVLPADLKLGLVDSIDREMKWVYKSIGAARADE from the coding sequence ATGAATAACCTTGCCCTTGGTCACCTCGGCTATTGTACCAACATCCATGCAGGCGAAACGTGGGCCGATCATTTCGCATCTTTACAGAAAGCCATTCCAGAACTAAAGAAACGGTTGTCGCCGGATGCCCCTTTTGGAATTGGCTTACGCTTATCTAACATAGCTAGTGAAGAACTGGAACTGCCCGAAAATTTAATTGCCTTTCAGCACTGGCTGGCAAATAACGAGTGTTATGTGTTTACCATGAACGGTTTTCCATTCGGCGGCTTTCACAATACGGTCGTTAAAGATCAGGTGCATGCCCCCGACTGGACAACCGAAGCACGAGTTGAATACACCAAACGGTTGTTCCGGATTTTATCGGTTCTGCTCCCTGTCGATGAGCTGGGGAATGCCATTCAGGGAGGTATTTCGACCTCGCCCCTTTCGTATCGCTATTGGTTCGAGTGGGACCAGCCTGCCGCCCGCGACTATATTTTTTCGCAAACAACCCAGAATATACTCGAAGTAGTGGCCGATCTGATGCGCTTACGCCAGCAAACAGATCGGTTGATGCACCTCGATCTGGAACCTGAACCCGACGGCTTAATCGAAACAACCGACGAGTTCATCACCTGGTTTACCGATTACCTGTTGCCTATGGGCATCGATCAAATCAGCGAACAGTTTGGACTAACCGATGAACAGGCCGAAACCGCGATCTGCGAACATGTTCGGTTATGCTTCGATGTTTGCCATGTGGCCGTTGGTTACGAAAAACCGGCCGAAGTACTGGCCAAGTTAAAAGACTACGGGTTGCGCGTTGGCAAAGTACAAATTAGTGCCGCTCTGAAAGCCGAATTTCCGGAGCCGGGGTCGCGTTCGACTGCCGAAGGACGTGAAATCGTAAAACAAGCCTTTGCGCAATTCAACGAACCAACTTATCTGCATCAGGTAGTAGCGCGTACGCGATCGGGAGAACTGCTACGTTTTGCTGATTTGCCCGAAGCTCTGGCTGCTTTTGATGACAATCATGTGGAATGGCGCGCCCATTTCCACGTACCGATATTTATTTCGGAATACGGGGTGTTGAAATCGACGCAGGACGATATTCAGACTGTCCTTAACTTGCAGGCCACCAATAAATTCACGAACCAGATGGAAGTAGAAACCTACACCTGGGACGTTTTACCAGCTGATTTAAAGCTCGGCTTAGTTGATTCGATTGATCGGGAAATGAAATGGGTGTATAAATCAATCGGGGCCGCCCGTGCGGATGAATGA
- a CDS encoding 3-dehydroquinate synthase: protein MNHLHQAFSVRFTYTVFFTNQLFKKANSLLSDFFSQQSTGDIRKKLLFVIDSGVIDAHPNLQSQITTYFDQHTDIVDLIPDLLIIPGGETAKNEPIYVEKIVDAVDKYGIDRHSYVVAIGGGSILDLVGYAAAISHRGIRHVRIPTTVLSQNDSGVGVKNGVNYRGKKNFLGTFVPPVAVFNDSSFLTTLDDRDWRSGIAEAVKVALIKDASFFEWIEANAQALAARDSEAMDYLIHRCAQMHLEHISGGDPFEMGSSRPLDFGHWSAHKLEQLTSFELRHGEAVAIGIAMDSVYSHQLGWLTEQDTHRILTTLRTLGFSLYQPMLDANDSAGVLKGLAEFREHLGGQLTIMLLEAIGRGVEVHEMNPDLVRQAIATLKEQEQQAQLV, encoded by the coding sequence ATGAATCATTTGCATCAGGCGTTCAGTGTTCGGTTTACGTACACTGTTTTCTTTACCAATCAGCTTTTCAAAAAAGCAAACTCACTGCTATCCGATTTTTTCAGTCAGCAGTCTACGGGTGATATTCGAAAAAAGCTTCTTTTCGTGATTGATTCGGGGGTTATCGACGCCCATCCTAATCTTCAATCACAGATTACTACCTATTTCGACCAACATACTGATATAGTTGACCTTATTCCCGATTTATTAATCATTCCAGGGGGCGAAACCGCTAAGAATGAGCCGATATATGTGGAAAAGATTGTGGATGCGGTGGATAAGTATGGTATCGATCGGCATTCGTATGTAGTTGCCATTGGCGGTGGATCAATCCTCGATTTAGTTGGTTATGCAGCCGCTATTTCGCACCGGGGCATTCGTCACGTCCGTATTCCAACCACCGTGTTGTCGCAAAATGATTCGGGCGTTGGGGTAAAAAATGGCGTCAACTATCGCGGCAAGAAAAACTTTCTGGGCACGTTTGTCCCACCTGTAGCGGTCTTTAACGATAGTTCTTTCCTGACTACGCTTGATGATCGGGATTGGCGATCAGGCATTGCAGAAGCCGTTAAAGTGGCTTTGATTAAAGATGCCAGCTTTTTCGAATGGATCGAGGCTAATGCGCAGGCACTCGCAGCCCGCGATTCGGAAGCGATGGATTACCTTATCCACCGTTGTGCCCAAATGCACCTGGAGCATATTTCGGGGGGCGATCCATTTGAAATGGGATCATCCCGTCCGCTGGACTTTGGCCACTGGAGCGCCCACAAACTGGAACAACTGACCAGCTTCGAACTCCGACATGGCGAAGCCGTAGCTATTGGCATCGCGATGGATAGCGTGTATTCGCACCAACTCGGCTGGCTAACAGAGCAGGATACTCATCGTATTCTGACCACGCTACGCACCCTTGGCTTTTCGCTCTACCAACCCATGCTCGATGCCAACGACAGCGCTGGAGTACTGAAAGGCCTGGCTGAATTCCGGGAACACCTGGGTGGTCAGCTTACGATTATGCTCCTGGAAGCTATTGGCCGGGGTGTTGAAGTCCACGAAATGAATCCCGATCTCGTTCGGCAGGCGATTGCTACCCTCAAAGAACAGGAACAACAGGCGCAACTCGTATGA
- a CDS encoding glycosyltransferase family 2 protein produces MLPEFSVVIPTYQQPALLLKCLDALGRQRLSRDQFEIIVVDEGNSPETETAVQLFAKQVARDGGPIEVRYLGQPERRGPAAARNRGWRAARGRIIAFTDDDCLPESEWLSSALLCFQRGAQVMSGQLRVYLPNQPTPLDRTATILKRAEFMSSNCFCRKSTLERVNGFEEAFDIDWREDSDLQFKFIQAGIPIGKCTEAVVVHHIRPCPWYGLLRDERNNSYDALLYKRHPNLFRERIPSFRRQVLQYYASVISISSGLAGLVTGHFVIALLGLGIWALLSTYLIIRHLPKSPLNSTTVKHAVLTALATPFLSVYWRLHGAFKYKVLYL; encoded by the coding sequence ATGCTACCTGAATTTTCGGTTGTGATCCCAACCTATCAGCAACCGGCCCTGCTTCTTAAATGTCTCGACGCACTTGGGCGTCAGCGGCTATCGCGCGACCAGTTCGAAATTATTGTGGTCGATGAGGGAAACTCGCCCGAAACCGAAACCGCTGTTCAGCTTTTTGCGAAACAGGTAGCCCGCGACGGTGGTCCAATCGAAGTCCGTTACCTCGGTCAGCCCGAACGACGTGGCCCCGCTGCCGCCCGAAATCGGGGTTGGCGAGCAGCCCGTGGGCGCATCATTGCCTTTACCGACGACGATTGCCTTCCCGAATCCGAATGGCTATCCTCAGCTCTCCTATGTTTCCAGCGTGGAGCACAGGTCATGAGCGGTCAATTACGCGTTTACTTACCAAATCAGCCCACTCCACTCGACCGAACGGCTACGATCTTAAAGCGGGCCGAGTTTATGTCGTCGAACTGTTTTTGTCGGAAGTCGACGCTTGAGCGAGTCAATGGTTTCGAGGAAGCATTCGATATCGATTGGCGCGAAGACAGCGATCTACAGTTCAAATTCATTCAGGCAGGTATTCCGATTGGGAAATGTACCGAGGCCGTCGTTGTGCACCATATTCGTCCGTGCCCCTGGTACGGACTCTTACGCGATGAGCGCAACAACAGTTACGATGCCTTGCTGTATAAACGCCATCCCAATTTATTTCGGGAGCGTATTCCCTCCTTCCGTCGGCAGGTACTTCAGTATTACGCATCTGTCATCAGTATCAGCAGTGGGCTGGCCGGATTAGTAACCGGGCATTTCGTTATCGCTCTACTTGGGCTAGGCATCTGGGCGCTGTTATCCACCTATCTAATTATCAGGCATCTACCCAAATCGCCACTTAATTCGACAACCGTTAAACATGCCGTACTAACGGCGCTGGCCACGCCTTTTTTATCTGTTTACTGGCGACTTCATGGTGCCTTTAAATACAAAGTGCTATACCTGTAG
- a CDS encoding SDR family NAD(P)-dependent oxidoreductase: MSRIALITGATSGIGRATAEAFADLDFRLILCGRRQERLDELQERLSQQTAVTTLNFDVRNWLEVDDAIRSLPEEWQAIDILVNSAGNAHGLSPIQDGSPQDWDMMIDGNVQGLLYVSKAVMPGMVERQRGHIVNLSSVAGKETYANGAVYCASKAAVEALSAGMRLDLTQHGIKVTNIAPGAVETEFSVVRFKGDAERAAKVYAGFSPLTPEDIADTIVYAVTAPAHVTIADMTILAGAQAAATTIYRK, encoded by the coding sequence ATGTCTCGCATTGCACTTATTACCGGCGCCACTTCTGGTATTGGCCGCGCTACCGCCGAAGCTTTCGCTGACCTTGATTTTCGCCTGATTCTCTGTGGACGTCGGCAGGAGCGCTTAGATGAATTACAGGAACGCCTGAGCCAGCAAACAGCCGTTACAACGCTCAATTTCGACGTGCGTAACTGGCTTGAAGTCGACGACGCTATTCGTAGCTTACCTGAAGAATGGCAGGCGATCGATATTCTGGTGAATAGTGCGGGCAATGCACATGGTTTGTCGCCGATTCAGGACGGATCGCCCCAGGATTGGGATATGATGATTGATGGAAACGTGCAGGGCCTGCTTTATGTCTCGAAAGCGGTTATGCCGGGTATGGTAGAGCGTCAGCGGGGCCATATTGTTAACCTAAGTTCGGTAGCGGGTAAGGAGACCTATGCCAATGGGGCTGTGTATTGCGCTAGTAAAGCCGCCGTTGAAGCGCTCAGCGCAGGCATGCGGCTCGACTTGACCCAGCATGGGATTAAAGTGACGAATATTGCGCCGGGAGCTGTTGAAACCGAGTTTTCGGTCGTGCGTTTCAAAGGAGATGCCGAGCGGGCAGCTAAAGTATACGCCGGATTCTCTCCGCTAACTCCAGAAGATATTGCCGATACGATTGTTTATGCGGTAACGGCTCCGGCCCATGTTACGATTGCCGATATGACGATTTTAGCCGGGGCACAAGCAGCAGCAACTACTATTTATCGGAAATAA
- a CDS encoding carboxypeptidase-like regulatory domain-containing protein, giving the protein MKRIQLTVDTPCQQRWQDMAPIETGRFCDSCQKTVVDFSGMTDQQIVSNISQSASSTCGRFRVSQLDRTLQAPTPTAHSSGRFFSLLTAGLLGYQTVQADAHSTLARPSTLQTEQRPIATTDQPSTEVTTATDSSRVITGRIVDNVTKAGLGGATVIIKGTSRGANTDSTGHFQLRVPTDYLDKQITVVMAMIGFITTEVQIPPDRSEPLSIVLYEDQKLLGEVVVVGGYKKQTFFQRLRNRRRNSH; this is encoded by the coding sequence ATGAAACGAATTCAACTCACGGTCGATACGCCTTGCCAGCAGCGTTGGCAGGATATGGCACCTATCGAAACAGGCCGTTTTTGTGATAGCTGCCAGAAAACGGTCGTTGACTTTTCCGGCATGACCGACCAGCAGATTGTCAGTAATATAAGTCAGTCGGCAAGTTCAACCTGTGGCCGTTTTCGGGTAAGCCAGCTCGACAGAACATTACAGGCTCCCACACCTACGGCTCATTCTTCAGGGCGTTTTTTTAGCCTGTTAACCGCAGGTTTGTTAGGCTATCAAACGGTTCAGGCTGATGCCCATTCAACACTTGCTCGTCCGTCAACTTTACAAACCGAGCAACGTCCTATTGCTACAACTGATCAACCGTCGACTGAAGTCACTACCGCTACAGACTCGTCGCGGGTAATTACAGGCCGGATAGTGGATAATGTGACGAAAGCAGGTCTCGGTGGGGCTACTGTTATTATTAAAGGAACATCCCGAGGGGCTAATACGGATTCGACGGGCCACTTTCAGTTAAGAGTTCCTACTGACTATCTGGATAAACAGATTACAGTAGTAATGGCTATGATTGGATTCATAACGACTGAAGTTCAAATACCACCCGATCGCTCGGAGCCCCTCTCAATAGTGTTATATGAAGATCAAAAGCTGCTGGGAGAAGTAGTTGTTGTTGGTGGATACAAAAAACAAACCTTTTTCCAGCGTCTACGGAATCGTCGGCGTAACAGTCACTAG
- a CDS encoding alpha/beta hydrolase, protein MMTEHHLPVQRTARYYTIGSLTEQTKAIWFCLHGFGQLAQYFGRKFTGLDDGETFVVVPEGLSRSYTDSSYQRVGASWMTREDRDYEISDYILYLNSLYDRVLNGLKPDETGLQITVLGFSQGAATACRWLNAQHVHADRLILWAGYLPHGLADLINPATLETTETHYVYGRQDEYLVELDDINEYLTRLQTDIPTLKITAFDGGHRVDPDVLKTLVTVTPTIP, encoded by the coding sequence ATCATGACCGAACATCACCTGCCTGTTCAACGGACAGCCCGTTATTATACAATTGGTTCTTTAACGGAACAGACGAAAGCTATCTGGTTCTGCCTGCATGGTTTTGGACAACTGGCGCAGTACTTCGGCCGAAAGTTTACGGGGTTGGATGATGGCGAAACGTTCGTTGTTGTACCGGAAGGATTATCTCGGTCATATACCGATAGCAGCTATCAGCGGGTTGGCGCTTCCTGGATGACCCGCGAAGATCGGGACTATGAAATCAGTGATTATATTCTTTATCTGAACTCGCTTTATGACCGTGTTCTGAACGGTCTGAAACCCGACGAGACAGGTTTGCAAATAACGGTTTTAGGTTTCTCGCAAGGTGCCGCTACGGCCTGTCGATGGTTGAATGCCCAACATGTTCATGCTGATCGACTCATTTTATGGGCTGGTTATTTACCTCATGGTCTTGCCGATCTCATTAACCCAGCTACACTTGAAACGACCGAAACCCATTATGTATATGGTCGGCAGGACGAATACCTTGTAGAACTGGACGATATCAATGAGTACTTAACCCGACTGCAAACCGATATACCTACCTTAAAAATCACTGCTTTTGACGGTGGCCATCGGGTTGACCCAGACGTATTGAAAACGCTAGTGACTGTTACGCCGACGATTCCGTAG
- a CDS encoding PaaI family thioesterase, giving the protein MTTAQNETQRTRTYSWEDQTIGAKVGATLSGMEYLQGIMAGLYPPPAIAHTLDMALESVEEGKAVFSIVPQEFHYNPIGGVHGGVFCTMLDSALACAIHSTLQAGTGYTTLELKVNFIRPLTIRTGKVLPIGTLIHAGRSTATAEGKIVDEQGKLYAHATTTCMLFPWK; this is encoded by the coding sequence ATGACAACAGCGCAAAACGAAACGCAACGTACACGAACCTACTCGTGGGAAGATCAGACCATTGGCGCTAAAGTCGGCGCTACCTTATCGGGCATGGAGTACTTGCAGGGAATTATGGCCGGTCTGTATCCTCCTCCGGCCATTGCCCACACACTGGATATGGCGCTTGAATCGGTCGAAGAAGGGAAAGCTGTTTTCTCGATTGTGCCGCAGGAGTTCCATTACAATCCAATTGGTGGGGTGCATGGTGGCGTTTTCTGTACTATGCTCGACTCAGCCTTAGCCTGCGCCATTCATTCGACCTTACAGGCCGGAACAGGCTACACAACCCTTGAGCTGAAAGTTAACTTTATTCGCCCGTTAACCATCCGGACAGGCAAAGTGCTGCCGATTGGCACGCTCATACATGCAGGTCGATCGACAGCTACCGCAGAAGGTAAAATCGTGGATGAACAAGGCAAACTCTACGCCCATGCCACCACAACCTGTATGCTGTTCCCCTGGAAATAA
- a CDS encoding DUF4442 domain-containing protein yields the protein MKPSFLQTNRKESAKSWLFRTGLNWYPMFFGTGGKILFWSSDWREVHVRLRRNIWTYNYVGTIFGGSLFSATDPFYMVMLLRILGNQYVVWDKSASIRFRKPGRSALYARFEITDEQLETIRAEVAANGQTEHVFNIQWLDKQSVVHAELERLCYIADKTHYEQRKNEKQQSRFRR from the coding sequence ATGAAACCATCCTTCTTACAAACTAACCGTAAGGAATCAGCCAAATCGTGGCTCTTTCGAACAGGACTGAACTGGTATCCGATGTTTTTTGGAACAGGCGGTAAAATTCTGTTCTGGTCGAGCGATTGGCGGGAAGTTCATGTACGATTGCGCCGAAATATCTGGACCTACAACTACGTAGGAACCATCTTTGGCGGCAGCCTATTTTCTGCCACCGATCCATTTTACATGGTAATGTTACTTCGCATTTTGGGCAATCAGTATGTGGTCTGGGACAAATCGGCCAGCATCCGATTTCGCAAACCTGGTCGAAGTGCGCTCTATGCCCGTTTTGAAATCACGGATGAGCAACTCGAAACTATTCGGGCGGAGGTAGCGGCAAATGGTCAGACGGAGCATGTTTTCAATATTCAGTGGCTCGATAAACAATCTGTCGTGCATGCCGAACTCGAACGCCTGTGTTACATCGCCGATAAAACGCATTACGAACAACGCAAAAACGAGAAACAACAATCACGATTTCGACGATAA